In Tubulanus polymorphus chromosome 8, tnTubPoly1.2, whole genome shotgun sequence, one genomic interval encodes:
- the LOC141909498 gene encoding mRNA-capping enzyme-like, protein MAGKQFNKIPPRWLNCPRKGSIINNKFLPFKTLLDGRYDGEVPESNRWNLEMLMLSSKMYKVRKGKHCYRSTV, encoded by the exons ATGGCCGGGAAACAGTTTAATAAAATCCCACCCCGATGGTTGAACTGCCCTCGTAAAGGATCCATTATAAACA ATAAATTTCTACCGTTTAAAACTTTGCTGGATGGGCGATATGACGGTGAAGTGCCCGAATCAAATCGTTGGAATCTCGAAATGTTGATGTTATCCAGCAAAATGTACAAGGTAAGGAAGGGCAAACATTGTTACCGTTCTACCGTTTAA